In one Prochlorococcus marinus XMU1404 genomic region, the following are encoded:
- the rpsL gene encoding 30S ribosomal protein S12 yields MPTISQLIGSERKRLTRKTKSPALKACPERRGVCTRVYTSTPKKPNSALRKVARVRLTSGFEVTAYIPGIGHNLQEHSVVLLRGGRVKDLPGVRYHIIRGTLDTAGVKDRRQSRSKYGAKAPKD; encoded by the coding sequence ATGCCCACAATATCACAATTAATAGGCTCAGAAAGAAAACGTCTGACTAGAAAAACAAAATCTCCAGCCTTAAAAGCTTGCCCTGAGAGAAGAGGGGTATGTACAAGAGTTTATACATCAACACCCAAAAAACCTAATTCAGCTCTAAGAAAAGTTGCGAGGGTAAGATTAACTTCTGGTTTCGAAGTTACGGCTTATATCCCTGGAATTGGTCATAATTTGCAAGAACACTCTGTAGTTCTTTTAAGGGGTGGTAGAGTCAAAGATTTACCTGGAGTTAGATATCATATAATAAGAGGAACTTTAGATACTGCTGGAGTCAAAGATAGACGTCAATCCAGATCTAAGTACGGAGCAAAAGCCCCAAAAGATTAA
- the gltB gene encoding glutamate synthase large subunit, giving the protein MRESIKRIDEPYHDSYSPNGIIGEKDACGVGFIANVKGIESNWILKQSLKGLNCMEHRGGCGGDSDSGDGAGILCSIPWQYLEEELNLKKKENFNRGLGMVFMPNKKDKIEECKSICDQEAEKLRVSNTIWRTVPVNNETLGPLAKANAPFICQWILYVDKKDHQDIERLLFQLRKRIEKKIRENFKNHVGDCEFYFASLSSQTVVYKGMVRSEILSEFYKDLKEETFRVSFSVYHRRFSTNTLPKWPLAQPMRFLGHNGEINTLLGNINWAKASEKHLDDFWGDLSNEIKPIVDVNKSDSSNLDATLEINIRSGQPITDSLLKLVPEAFRDQPELEQRDDIKAFYEYSASLQEAWDGPALLVFTDGNFVGATLDRNGLRPARYSITNDGFVIMGSETGVVELEEETVIEKGRLGPGQMLAVDFHQHRILRNWEVKSEAAQRHDYKHLLSKRTIKIENNKWFKDCKLKDLELLQQQTAYGFSAEDNDLILDSMASLAKEPTYCMGDDIPLAVLSSKPHILYDYFKQRFAQVTNPPIDPLREKLVMSLEMHLGERCTPFEIKDPKPFIHLKSPILNEEELISIKKSKIKSQTISSLFNIEEGITGLENQLKAICKQSELSIKEGCSLIIISDKGINPKKTFIPPLLAVGAIHHYLLKKEIRLKASLIIETGQCWSTHHLACLIGYGASAVCPWLTFEAGRHWLKHPKTQKLIDSKKINSLSITDVQANIKKALEDGLRKILSKIGISLLSSYHGAQIFEAVGLGSDLITIAFDGTTSRIAGITLKELTNETLSIHTKAYPEIDLKKLEFLGFVQFRNNGEYHSNNPEMSKVLHSAVKQGPGYDHFETYKKLISNRPSTSLRDLLTISSKRKSIPLEEVESVESICKRFCTGGMSLGALSREAHEVLAVAMNRIGGKSNSGEGGEDPARFNVLNDIDENNQSATLPFIKGLENGDTACSAIKQIASGRFGVTPEYLRSGKQLEIKMAQGAKPGEGGQLPGPKVDSYIAKLRNSKPGVALISPPPHHDIYSIEDLAQLIHDLHQVHPKAKVSVKLVSEIGIGTIAAGVSKANADVIQISGHDGGTGASPLSSIKHAGLPWELGVAEVHKSLLENNLRERVILRTDGGLKTGWDVVIAALLGAEEYGFGSVAMIAEGCIMARVCHTNKCPVGVATQKEELRKRFKGIPENVVNFFLYIAEEVRQIMSSIGVSNMEELIGNQEFLSTRNIGLPKTSNIDLSSLVNNESSTEDRSWLKHSNNAHSNGYVLEDDFLSDTEFIDSIKNHEKLIKEIEIKNTDRSVCAKISGEIAELHGNTGFNGELNLNFKGYAGQSFGAFLLKGMNVQLIGEANDYVCKGMNGGILTIIPPKIDEISSGQVILGNTCLYGATGGKLFALGKSGERFAVRNSGAVAVTEGAGDHCCEYMTGGKVVILGSTGRNIGAGMTGGIAFILDENNDLINKVNKEIVSIHKITSSKQEDILLEIIREYRAKTNSLKASKIIENWSYFKSTFKLIVPPSEEEMLGIKRM; this is encoded by the coding sequence ATGAGAGAGAGTATCAAAAGAATCGACGAGCCATATCATGATAGTTATTCCCCAAATGGAATAATTGGGGAAAAAGATGCGTGTGGAGTTGGTTTCATAGCAAATGTTAAAGGTATAGAAAGCAACTGGATCCTTAAACAATCACTGAAGGGACTTAATTGCATGGAGCATAGAGGAGGTTGTGGTGGAGATAGTGACTCAGGAGATGGAGCAGGCATTTTATGTTCAATACCATGGCAATACCTAGAAGAAGAATTGAATCTAAAAAAGAAAGAAAACTTTAATAGAGGTTTAGGTATGGTTTTTATGCCTAATAAAAAAGATAAAATTGAAGAATGTAAATCAATATGTGATCAGGAAGCAGAAAAATTAAGAGTCAGCAATACAATTTGGAGAACAGTGCCTGTAAATAATGAAACCTTAGGTCCTTTAGCTAAGGCAAATGCTCCATTTATCTGTCAGTGGATTTTATATGTAGATAAAAAAGATCATCAAGATATTGAGAGGCTTTTATTCCAATTAAGGAAAAGAATTGAAAAAAAAATAAGAGAAAATTTTAAAAACCATGTTGGGGATTGTGAATTTTATTTTGCCTCATTAAGTTCTCAAACAGTTGTTTATAAAGGTATGGTTCGTTCTGAAATATTATCTGAGTTTTATAAAGATTTAAAAGAAGAGACTTTTAGAGTCTCATTTTCTGTTTATCATCGGAGATTTAGTACTAATACACTTCCAAAATGGCCTTTAGCTCAGCCCATGAGATTTTTAGGTCATAATGGTGAAATAAATACTCTCTTAGGAAATATTAACTGGGCTAAGGCTTCAGAAAAACATTTAGATGATTTTTGGGGAGATTTATCTAATGAAATCAAGCCGATTGTAGATGTAAATAAAAGCGATTCATCAAATCTTGATGCAACCCTTGAAATTAATATTCGCTCAGGCCAACCAATAACTGATTCATTATTGAAACTTGTTCCTGAAGCATTTAGAGATCAACCAGAACTAGAACAAAGGGATGACATTAAAGCATTTTATGAGTATTCTGCGAGCCTACAAGAAGCTTGGGATGGACCTGCCCTCCTTGTATTTACAGATGGAAATTTTGTAGGAGCAACGCTTGATAGAAATGGTCTAAGACCAGCAAGATATTCAATAACAAATGATGGTTTTGTAATAATGGGTTCCGAAACAGGAGTAGTAGAACTTGAAGAGGAAACAGTAATAGAGAAAGGTCGATTAGGACCGGGACAAATGTTGGCAGTTGATTTTCATCAACATAGAATACTGAGAAATTGGGAGGTAAAATCTGAAGCAGCTCAAAGGCATGATTATAAACATCTCCTTAGTAAAAGAACTATAAAAATAGAAAATAATAAATGGTTTAAAGACTGCAAACTAAAAGACCTTGAGTTATTACAACAACAAACTGCATATGGTTTTTCAGCGGAAGATAATGATCTTATCTTAGATTCCATGGCTTCATTAGCTAAAGAGCCTACTTACTGTATGGGCGACGACATCCCACTAGCAGTGCTTTCATCAAAGCCACATATTTTGTATGACTATTTTAAGCAAAGATTTGCGCAAGTTACTAATCCTCCTATTGACCCTTTAAGAGAAAAACTGGTAATGAGTTTAGAGATGCATCTTGGAGAAAGATGTACACCATTTGAGATTAAAGATCCTAAACCTTTTATCCATTTAAAAAGTCCAATTCTCAATGAGGAAGAACTCATTTCCATTAAAAAATCAAAAATTAAATCTCAAACAATTTCAAGTTTGTTTAATATTGAGGAAGGTATTACAGGCTTAGAGAACCAATTAAAAGCAATTTGTAAACAGAGTGAGCTTTCTATAAAAGAAGGTTGCTCTTTAATTATTATTTCTGATAAAGGAATTAATCCTAAAAAGACTTTTATTCCTCCCTTACTTGCTGTTGGAGCTATTCATCATTATCTTCTGAAAAAAGAAATCAGGCTAAAAGCTTCGTTAATAATTGAGACAGGTCAATGTTGGAGCACACATCACTTAGCTTGTTTGATTGGTTATGGTGCAAGCGCAGTTTGCCCTTGGTTGACATTTGAAGCAGGAAGACATTGGTTAAAACATCCAAAAACTCAAAAACTTATAGATAGTAAAAAGATCAATTCGTTATCAATAACTGATGTTCAAGCAAATATTAAAAAAGCTTTAGAAGACGGTCTGAGAAAAATTCTTTCTAAAATAGGCATCTCACTTTTGTCTAGTTACCATGGAGCACAAATTTTTGAAGCCGTTGGCCTTGGTTCTGACTTAATAACAATTGCTTTTGATGGGACAACAAGCCGAATTGCTGGCATAACACTAAAAGAGTTAACTAATGAAACGCTTTCAATTCATACGAAAGCCTACCCAGAGATAGATTTAAAAAAATTAGAATTCTTAGGATTTGTACAATTTAGAAATAATGGAGAATATCACTCTAATAATCCTGAGATGTCCAAGGTTTTACATTCGGCTGTAAAACAAGGACCTGGATATGATCATTTTGAAACTTACAAAAAACTAATTAGTAATAGGCCTTCCACATCTTTAAGAGATTTACTAACAATAAGTTCAAAAAGAAAAAGCATTCCTCTAGAGGAAGTGGAAAGCGTCGAATCAATTTGCAAAAGGTTTTGCACTGGAGGAATGAGTTTGGGTGCATTATCAAGAGAAGCGCATGAAGTTTTAGCAGTTGCAATGAATAGAATTGGTGGGAAAAGTAATAGTGGCGAAGGGGGAGAAGATCCAGCTCGATTTAATGTTTTAAATGATATTGATGAAAATAATCAATCAGCGACATTGCCATTTATAAAAGGTCTGGAAAATGGAGATACCGCATGCTCAGCTATTAAACAAATAGCATCAGGAAGATTTGGAGTTACACCTGAATATCTGCGAAGTGGTAAACAACTAGAAATTAAAATGGCTCAAGGTGCAAAACCTGGCGAAGGGGGACAGTTGCCTGGTCCAAAAGTTGATTCTTACATTGCAAAACTAAGAAATAGTAAACCAGGAGTAGCCCTTATATCTCCTCCACCTCATCACGATATTTATTCAATTGAAGATTTAGCTCAACTAATTCACGACTTACACCAAGTCCATCCAAAAGCTAAGGTCAGCGTTAAACTTGTTTCTGAAATTGGTATCGGCACTATTGCTGCTGGAGTAAGCAAAGCTAATGCAGATGTAATTCAAATTTCAGGCCATGACGGAGGAACAGGTGCTTCACCTCTAAGTTCTATTAAGCATGCAGGTTTACCTTGGGAACTAGGTGTCGCTGAGGTTCATAAATCTCTACTAGAAAATAACTTACGTGAAAGAGTAATTTTGAGAACTGATGGAGGTCTTAAAACTGGCTGGGATGTAGTTATTGCAGCTTTACTAGGTGCTGAAGAATATGGATTCGGTTCTGTAGCGATGATTGCGGAAGGATGCATAATGGCTAGGGTTTGTCATACAAACAAGTGTCCTGTTGGGGTTGCTACTCAAAAAGAAGAATTACGAAAAAGATTTAAAGGGATTCCCGAAAATGTAGTCAATTTTTTCTTATATATTGCTGAAGAAGTAAGACAGATAATGAGTAGTATAGGTGTTTCTAATATGGAAGAACTGATTGGCAATCAAGAATTTCTTTCTACAAGAAATATCGGCCTTCCAAAAACTTCCAATATTGATCTTTCTTCTTTAGTAAATAATGAATCCTCGACCGAGGATAGATCATGGTTAAAACATTCAAACAATGCACATAGTAATGGTTATGTATTAGAAGACGATTTTTTGTCAGATACTGAGTTCATAGATTCCATTAAAAATCACGAAAAATTAATCAAAGAAATTGAGATAAAAAATACAGACAGAAGTGTTTGTGCGAAAATATCAGGCGAAATTGCAGAACTTCATGGAAACACAGGCTTCAATGGAGAACTCAACTTAAATTTCAAAGGATATGCAGGACAGAGCTTTGGTGCTTTTTTATTGAAGGGAATGAATGTTCAATTAATCGGAGAAGCTAATGATTATGTTTGTAAAGGAATGAATGGAGGAATACTCACAATAATTCCACCAAAAATAGATGAAATCTCCTCCGGACAAGTCATCTTAGGAAATACTTGCCTTTATGGAGCAACAGGTGGGAAATTATTTGCATTAGGAAAATCAGGAGAAAGATTTGCAGTAAGAAATAGTGGTGCTGTGGCAGTAACAGAGGGAGCAGGTGATCATTGTTGTGAATACATGACTGGTGGGAAAGTAGTTATTCTAGGTTCCACAGGAAGGAATATTGGTGCAGGCATGACTGGTGGAATAGCTTTTATACTCGATGAGAATAACGATTTAATTAATAAAGTTAATAAGGAAATAGTTAGCATTCACAAAATAACTTCATCAAAGCAGGAAGATATCTTATTGGAAATTATTAGAGAATATCGAGCAAAAACAAATAGCTTAAAGGCTTCCAAAATAATTGAAAATTGGTCTTATTTCAAGAGCACTTTCAAATTAATAGTTCCCCCAAGCGAAGAAGAGATGCTTGGCATAAAGAGAATGTAG
- a CDS encoding YciI family protein yields the protein MPFFVKTEIIKKEYLINNDLKRKIINEHIDWIKKLKKEGINIKSGFLVDELKKPGYGGLLILEMNNYKNALKIIKKDPMIKNDLVEWKLNEWVDSNK from the coding sequence ATGCCTTTCTTTGTAAAAACTGAAATCATAAAAAAAGAATACTTAATTAATAATGATTTAAAACGAAAAATAATTAACGAACATATTGATTGGATCAAAAAATTAAAAAAAGAGGGAATTAATATAAAAAGTGGTTTTTTAGTAGATGAGTTAAAGAAGCCAGGTTACGGCGGATTACTTATTCTTGAGATGAATAATTATAAAAATGCACTAAAAATCATTAAGAAAGATCCAATGATTAAAAATGATCTAGTTGAATGGAAATTAAATGAGTGGGTAGATTCAAATAAATGA
- the lipA gene encoding lipoyl synthase, with amino-acid sequence MTNNPNSLISKPEWLRVKAPQVERIGNTANLLNDLNLNTVCQEASCPNIGECFASGTATFLIMGPGCTRACPYCDIDFDRSKRELDPTEPYRLAEAVYRMKLKHVVVTSVNRDDLEDGGASQFFECVNQVRKKSPETTIELLIPDFCGNWKALEKVLDSNPNVLNHNIETVSSLYKKVRPQGNYKRTLELLKRTRDYSPKVYTKSGFMLGLGEKDEEVLSLLEDLKRNFVDIVTIGQYLSPGPNHLPVQRFVSPTKFNYFKVFGEKDLDFMQVVSSPLTRSSYHAEEIQKLMKKYPR; translated from the coding sequence TTGACTAATAATCCTAATAGTTTAATTTCAAAACCTGAATGGTTAAGAGTAAAAGCTCCTCAAGTTGAGAGGATTGGCAATACTGCAAATTTGTTAAATGATTTAAATCTAAATACAGTATGTCAAGAAGCAAGCTGTCCAAATATTGGTGAATGTTTTGCTAGTGGAACTGCCACTTTCCTAATAATGGGACCTGGCTGTACTAGAGCATGTCCATATTGCGATATTGATTTTGATAGATCTAAAAGAGAATTAGATCCAACAGAACCATATCGTCTAGCTGAAGCAGTTTATAGAATGAAGCTTAAACATGTTGTAGTTACATCAGTTAATAGAGATGATCTTGAGGATGGTGGTGCATCTCAATTTTTTGAATGTGTTAATCAAGTAAGAAAAAAGTCTCCTGAAACTACTATTGAGCTTTTAATTCCTGATTTTTGTGGGAACTGGAAAGCGCTTGAAAAAGTTCTTGATTCAAATCCAAACGTTTTAAATCATAATATTGAGACTGTGTCTTCGCTATATAAAAAAGTAAGACCTCAGGGTAATTATAAGAGAACTCTTGAGTTACTTAAAAGAACCAGAGACTATTCTCCCAAAGTTTATACAAAGTCAGGTTTTATGCTTGGTTTAGGGGAAAAAGATGAGGAGGTCTTAAGTCTTCTTGAGGATTTAAAAAGAAATTTCGTTGATATTGTTACTATTGGCCAATATTTATCTCCTGGCCCTAATCATTTACCTGTTCAAAGATTTGTGAGTCCCACAAAATTTAATTATTTTAAAGTTTTCGGGGAAAAAGATTTGGACTTTATGCAAGTAGTTAGTTCTCCTTTAACTCGAAGCAGTTACCATGCTGAAGAGATTCAAAAGCTTATGAAAAAGTATCCAAGGTAG
- a CDS encoding recombinase family protein — protein MFFYLFNDTVKNIRNKTLTFKFKRKRLLLSEKNKNSKAIGYARATDNEYEYLEEQIKSLKKEGCSLIFSEFISLDEEVKPQLNKAVNCLSKGDQLIITQLDRAFKNKKECLRTINKLINKDIKLRTLTGFFAANESCKTNSSIYKILYELDKLEEKSLGERKKEQLLRRKLSGNNLGGRPKISPLKESLVIRLRNEGYSYRSIRSQTGIALSTIRRVILEGEFK, from the coding sequence GTGTTTTTTTACTTATTTAATGATACAGTAAAAAATATACGTAATAAAACTTTGACTTTTAAATTTAAAAGAAAACGTCTTTTACTATCTGAAAAAAATAAAAACTCTAAAGCAATAGGTTATGCTAGAGCTACCGATAATGAATATGAATATTTAGAAGAGCAAATCAAATCCTTAAAGAAAGAGGGTTGCAGTTTAATTTTCTCTGAATTTATAAGTTTAGATGAAGAAGTCAAACCCCAACTAAATAAAGCTGTAAATTGCTTATCTAAAGGCGATCAATTAATAATAACTCAGCTTGATCGAGCATTTAAAAATAAAAAAGAATGTTTGAGGACAATAAATAAACTCATTAATAAGGATATTAAATTACGAACTTTGACTGGTTTTTTTGCAGCTAATGAATCCTGTAAAACAAATTCTTCAATTTATAAGATTTTATATGAATTAGATAAATTAGAAGAAAAAAGTTTAGGTGAAAGAAAAAAAGAACAGCTATTACGCAGAAAATTATCTGGAAATAATCTCGGAGGAAGGCCCAAAATAAGTCCTTTAAAAGAATCTTTAGTAATCAGATTGCGTAATGAGGGATATTCATATCGATCAATCAGATCACAAACGGGAATTGCATTGTCAACAATAAGAAGAGTGATTTTGGAGGGAGAATTCAAATAA
- a CDS encoding serine hydrolase — protein MSFYYISEEMGLALNYILGKASSYNKDFSREDISITWINYKSEDKSVFKGFGAGINNRKMVYPASIVKLVYGLAAYYWIKKGSLLLSDEIIDAVRKMLYFSSNNATSFLIDLLTGTTSGPCIEGELWENWKYQRSIINDWLHDLHWEELIGINCCQKTWDDGPFGREKEFYGHDNKNRNSMNSDSAARILEEIMIHIDYQKNDLNLRGFLKRNLNKVVLKNDSLNQIDGFLGEGLPESINLWSKAGLMSEVRHDSAWWTNGQSLHTLLVVFCNGEKYSKDTSLLPLIAKEVFEFNKRYTIEV, from the coding sequence ATGTCCTTTTACTACATAAGTGAAGAGATGGGTCTAGCCTTAAATTATATTTTAGGGAAAGCATCCTCTTATAATAAAGATTTTTCAAGAGAAGATATTTCCATAACTTGGATTAATTATAAAAGTGAAGATAAAAGTGTATTTAAAGGTTTTGGAGCTGGTATTAATAATAGAAAAATGGTTTACCCTGCAAGTATAGTCAAGTTGGTTTATGGCCTCGCTGCATATTATTGGATTAAAAAAGGAAGTTTATTATTATCAGATGAAATTATTGATGCAGTAAGGAAAATGTTGTATTTCTCAAGTAATAATGCAACAAGCTTCTTAATTGATTTACTGACTGGAACAACAAGCGGACCTTGTATTGAAGGAGAATTATGGGAAAATTGGAAATATCAAAGAAGTATAATAAACGATTGGCTACATGATTTACATTGGGAGGAATTGATTGGTATAAATTGCTGCCAGAAGACCTGGGATGATGGACCATTTGGTCGTGAAAAAGAATTTTATGGACATGATAATAAAAATAGAAACTCTATGAATTCTGATTCAGCTGCAAGGATTTTGGAGGAAATTATGATTCATATTGATTATCAAAAAAATGACTTAAATTTACGAGGTTTTTTAAAAAGAAATTTAAATAAAGTTGTTCTTAAAAACGATTCTCTTAATCAAATAGATGGTTTTTTGGGTGAAGGTTTACCTGAAAGCATTAATCTTTGGAGTAAAGCAGGTTTAATGTCAGAAGTTAGACATGATTCAGCTTGGTGGACTAATGGTCAATCTCTACACACTTTATTAGTTGTTTTTTGTAATGGAGAAAAATATTCCAAAGATACTTCCTTGTTACCATTAATAGCCAAAGAAGTATTTGAATTTAACAAGAGATATACTATTGAGGTTTAA
- a CDS encoding C40 family peptidase codes for MENCKNPISLFKQTNFSKTIWWKLKVNISGYQNEREDKLVTEIFKNRIFRLIYPNIYQHAHKFSRILVQLYEDGYVCWINLDGLIIEKYELEKTEILKNEHFFIKDKVASILKWIEDQAELTNEYLWGGTLGPNFDCSGLIQTAFLKHRIHLPRDSYQIKSFCKHLFYFKESYAALQPGDLLFFGNKKNCDHVGIYKGDGLYYHCSGKDFGRNGIGLDTLKNSNDKISLHYKSKLISAGRVIRNYRWDRTIR; via the coding sequence ATGGAAAATTGTAAAAATCCTATCTCACTATTTAAACAAACTAATTTTTCAAAAACTATTTGGTGGAAATTAAAAGTTAATATTTCTGGATATCAAAATGAAAGAGAAGATAAGTTAGTAACTGAAATATTTAAAAATAGAATTTTTAGGTTAATTTATCCAAATATTTATCAACATGCCCATAAATTTTCAAGAATTCTAGTTCAACTTTATGAAGATGGTTACGTCTGTTGGATAAATTTAGATGGATTGATTATTGAGAAATACGAATTAGAAAAAACTGAGATTTTAAAAAATGAACACTTCTTTATAAAAGATAAAGTTGCCTCAATTTTGAAATGGATAGAGGATCAAGCAGAGTTAACTAATGAATACCTTTGGGGAGGCACATTGGGACCCAATTTTGATTGTTCCGGGTTAATTCAGACTGCTTTTTTAAAGCATCGTATTCATCTACCACGAGACTCTTATCAAATAAAAAGTTTTTGTAAGCACCTTTTTTATTTCAAAGAATCTTATGCAGCTCTACAGCCAGGAGATCTTTTATTTTTTGGGAATAAAAAAAATTGTGATCATGTTGGAATCTACAAAGGTGATGGACTGTATTACCATTGTTCTGGAAAGGATTTTGGCAGAAATGGAATAGGATTAGACACCTTAAAAAATTCCAATGACAAAATCTCATTGCATTATAAATCTAAACTAATTTCGGCAGGTAGAGTAATAAGGAATTACAGATGGGATAGAACGATACGTTAG
- a CDS encoding photosystem I reaction center protein subunit XI, which yields MSDFQKSFSESTSSIKFDEKYIDNSVQPNDIGVAEQWAVKTVTDPCVGNLATPVNSGYFTKAFINNLPFYREGISPNFRGLETGAAFGYLLYGPFTMTGPLRNSEFALTAGLLAAIGAVHILTALLVLYNAPGKAPNVQPPDATVNNPPKDLFTRAGWADFTSGFWLGGCGGAVFAWLLVGTLHLDTIMPIIKNIWTAG from the coding sequence ATGAGCGACTTTCAAAAATCATTCTCAGAATCAACAAGTTCAATCAAGTTTGATGAAAAATACATAGATAATTCTGTGCAACCAAATGATATTGGTGTTGCAGAACAATGGGCAGTAAAAACAGTTACTGATCCATGTGTTGGGAATTTAGCTACTCCAGTTAATAGTGGCTATTTTACAAAAGCCTTTATTAATAATTTGCCTTTTTATAGAGAAGGTATTTCTCCAAATTTTAGAGGTTTAGAAACTGGAGCTGCTTTTGGATATCTCTTATATGGTCCTTTCACTATGACTGGTCCTTTAAGAAATTCTGAATTTGCCCTAACGGCCGGTCTTCTAGCCGCAATTGGAGCTGTGCATATTTTGACTGCACTTTTAGTTCTTTATAATGCTCCTGGCAAAGCACCTAATGTTCAACCTCCAGACGCTACTGTTAATAATCCACCAAAAGATTTATTTACAAGAGCTGGTTGGGCTGATTTTACAAGTGGATTTTGGTTAGGAGGCTGTGGAGGAGCTGTTTTTGCTTGGCTACTTGTTGGGACATTACACTTAGATACCATAATGCCAATCATTAAAAATATTTGGACTGCCGGTTAA
- a CDS encoding photosystem I reaction center subunit VIII, whose product MPSDLPSLLPSIFVPLIGIAMPAVFIVLIGRFITATE is encoded by the coding sequence ATGCCATCTGATTTGCCAAGTCTTCTACCTTCAATTTTTGTTCCATTAATTGGTATAGCCATGCCTGCTGTTTTTATTGTATTAATTGGAAGATTTATTACAGCAACTGAATAA
- a CDS encoding annexin — MLNFFAILLISLIGLLILILKKRKFENVIALSNFYSKKLKKTKKNNNKFIPNKKSFPYKHEEKKYSSFYKNSQRDKMFSLFKGNTECKIKALKIAEELADKSTLPILRKGLRDISPEVVEISALLIREFK, encoded by the coding sequence ATGTTAAATTTTTTCGCAATATTACTTATTTCTTTAATAGGATTATTAATTCTAATTTTAAAAAAAAGAAAATTTGAAAATGTAATTGCTTTGAGCAATTTCTACTCTAAAAAATTAAAAAAAACTAAAAAAAATAATAATAAATTTATACCTAATAAAAAAAGTTTTCCTTACAAGCATGAAGAAAAAAAATACTCATCATTTTATAAAAATTCTCAAAGAGATAAAATGTTTAGTCTTTTCAAGGGTAATACAGAATGTAAAATAAAAGCATTAAAAATTGCGGAAGAATTGGCTGATAAATCAACTTTACCAATTTTAAGAAAAGGTTTAAGAGATATTTCTCCTGAAGTTGTTGAAATTTCAGCTTTATTAATAAGAGAATTCAAGTAA
- a CDS encoding glycosyltransferase family 2 protein codes for MSDINQLISIIIPVFNETESIGFLLDEVISVMVSNKFNFELIVVNDGSKDNTLQVLKQLTLKIKELSVISLRKNYGQTAAMSAGFDNSKGDIVITLDGDLQNDPNDIPKLISEINNGYDLICGWRFDRKDKLINRKIPSKIANKLIAHVTGLKLHDYGCSLKAFKKEIIDDIKLYGELHRFLPVLANIEGARIKEIKVNHRSRQYGSSKYGIDRTFRVLMDLLTVWFITKFLTRPMYGFGFVGIISILISLAMSSYLIVLKIIGEDIGNRPLLMFALILGIAGVQLFSFGLLSELLIRTYHESQSRPIYRIRSISSTNQD; via the coding sequence ATGTCAGATATAAATCAATTAATTTCTATTATCATCCCTGTTTTCAATGAAACTGAGAGTATTGGTTTTTTATTGGATGAAGTTATAAGTGTAATGGTATCTAATAAATTTAATTTCGAATTGATTGTTGTAAATGATGGTTCTAAAGACAATACTCTTCAAGTATTAAAGCAACTAACTCTTAAAATTAAAGAATTGTCAGTAATTTCTCTTCGCAAAAATTATGGGCAAACTGCTGCAATGTCAGCAGGTTTTGATAATTCTAAAGGCGATATTGTCATTACTTTGGATGGTGATTTACAGAATGATCCAAATGATATTCCTAAATTAATTTCAGAAATTAATAATGGTTATGACTTGATTTGCGGATGGAGGTTTGATAGAAAAGATAAATTAATCAATAGAAAGATACCATCAAAAATAGCGAATAAATTAATAGCTCACGTAACAGGTTTGAAGTTGCATGACTATGGATGCTCATTAAAAGCTTTTAAGAAGGAAATAATAGATGATATTAAGTTGTATGGTGAACTTCACAGGTTTTTGCCAGTTTTAGCAAATATTGAAGGTGCAAGAATCAAAGAAATTAAAGTCAATCATAGAAGCAGGCAATATGGATCTAGTAAATATGGAATCGATAGAACTTTTAGAGTTTTAATGGATTTACTAACTGTTTGGTTTATAACTAAATTTTTAACAAGACCAATGTATGGATTTGGTTTTGTTGGAATTATAAGTATTTTGATTAGCCTTGCAATGAGTTCTTATTTGATAGTTTTAAAAATAATTGGTGAGGATATTGGAAATCGTCCGTTGCTAATGTTCGCATTAATATTGGGAATTGCAGGGGTTCAATTATTTAGCTTTGGATTATTGAGCGAACTTTTAATTAGGACATATCATGAAAGTCAAAGTCGTCCAATTTATAGAATCAGGTCAATAAGTAGTACCAATCAAGATTGA